The genomic DNA CCGGGCCCCGAGTCCTCGGCCACGAGATCTCGCAGCGCCCGTCGGGCATCGGCGACGGCATCGGCGACCGGCGTCTCGCGGCACCACACGGCATGGATCCGACGCTCGAGCCCGGGCCCGACGATCTGCAGCACGGCCGTGTTATCGCCCGTCCCGACGAGGCCCAGACGCGGCAGGATCGTCGCGCCGAGCCCGCGGTCGACCATGTCGAGCGCCGTGCGGTAGTCGTGCGCCTGATGCCGGAAGGTCATGTCCACTCCCGAGACCCGGCACGCGTCGACGAGGATCTGGCGGCACCTTCCGTCGGAGGACGTGTAGTCGTCGTTGTCGATCCACGGCAGGGCCGTGAGCTCCTCGAGCGTCGCGGAGCCGCGGCCGGCGAGGGCGTGCCCGCGCGGCACGGCGGCGACGAAGGGGTCGACGAGCAACAGTTCGGAGTCCATGGAGGCGGGGACGTCCAGGCCCTCCCCGCGGGAGATCACGAGCTGCAGGTCCTGCCCGTTCTCGACGATCCCGCGGTCGGTGAGCTCGAGGCGCACGGACAGCTCCGGGTGCGCGAACTCGAGGTAGGCCACGAGGTCCGGGATCCACCGGGTGCCGGCGCTCGAGAAGTAGCCGATGACGAGGCGCCCTGATCGCTCTACGCGCAGGTCGGCAGCACGGTCCTCGAGGCCTCCGAGGGCGTCGAACACCTTCTCCACCTCGCCGAGGAGCTCCCGCCCCATGGGGGTCAGGTCCAGGCGGCGTCCCGTACGGACGAAGAGCTCGAGGCCGAGGTCGTGCTCGAGGGCCCGGACCTGCTGACTGATCGACGACGGGGCGGTGCCCAGCCTCGCGCCCGCACCACGGACGCTGCCGGCGAGCGCCGTGGACCGGAAGTACTGCAGCTGCTTCAGGTCACGCATGGGGGGACTGTACTCTCCGGGCGCACACCTGTTCGGCGTCGTGGGCTTGGAGAGAACAGCGATGCACTCCACCATGGATCCGTGACCACCCCGTCGATCCACTCCTCCCACCCCGCACTGCCCTGGCTCGCCGCCCTCGGCGTGATGCTCATGTGGGCGTCCTCGTTCATCGTGATCCGCTTCGGAGGAGCCGATTTCTCCCCGGGCGCGATGTCCTTGCTGCGCACCGGCGCGGCCGCCGCCACCCTGTTCCCGCTCCTGGTCGCAGGACGGGTCCGCCGGCCCCGGACCCCGCGGCTGTGGCTCACGGTGATCGCCTGGGGCGTCGTCTGGTTCGCCGCGTACACGATCGTGCTGAACGCGGCCGAGCTCCTGATCGACGCCGCCACGGCGTCGATGCTGGTCAACGTCGCCCCCCTGATCGTGGCGGTGGCCTCCGTGCTGCTGCTCGGCGAGGGGATCTCCGCCCGGTTGATCGCGGGTGTGCTCGTCGCCTTCGGCGGGATCGCCCTGATCACCGTGGCCACCTCCACCGGGCACGTCTCTCCGATCGGGTTGCTGCTCGGGCTGGTCGCCGCGCTGCTGTACGCCGGGAGCGTCCTCGCGCAGAAGCCGCTGCTGGCGCACGTCGACTCCACGTCGATGACCGTCGTCGGGATCTTCGCCGGATTCGCCGCGTGCCTGCCGTTCACGCCGCAGCTGGTCGCCGAGATCGGCTCCGCACCCACCGGCTCGATCGTCGCCGTCGTCTACATGGGCGTGTTCCCCACGGCGTTCGCCTTCCTGCTGTGGGGGTATGCGCTGACCCGCACCCCGGCGGGCGTGCTGAGCTCCTCCTCGCTCATCGTCCCGGGGATCACCGTGATCCTCGCCTGGCTCCTGCTCGGAGAGGTGCCGCCGCCCCTGGCCGCCCTCGGCGGCGTGCTCTGCCTGGCCGGCGCCGGGTTCGCCGTCGCCCCCAACGTCCTGGCGGCCCTGCGCCGGACGCGGCAGGACGAGGGAGGGCGCGGGAGCGGTCGCGAGCACGTCGGGGCCGCAGAGCCCGGAGCGCACCGCTGACCGCGCGCAGAGCAGGAAGTGGCCCGGCGGGGCGGGATCGTCCGACGGCAGACCCCATCCCTTCGTGCAGCGCGTAGCCCTCTCGTACAGTGCGGCCATGGACACCCCCGCAGTTCGCCCCGGCGGCGACGCCGATCGCCCCTGGCTCGTCGTCGTCGACCCGCAGCGCATCTTCGCCGACCCCGCCTCGGAATGGGCCTCCCCGTTCTTCCCGGCGGCGAGGGGGCGGATCCTGATGCTCGCTCATCACCTCGGACCGGAGCGCACGCTGGTCACCCGCTGGCTGCCGACGGCGGACCGTGCCACCGCCTGGGGCGAGTACTTCGCTGCCTGGCCGTTCGCCGACGTGCCCCCCACGGATCCGCTGTACGAGCTGGTGCCGGAGGCGCGGGGGCTCTCCGCCCACCCGACCATCGACGAGCCGACCTTCGGGAAATGGGGGCCGCAGCTCGCGGCACGGATCGGTGCCGGCCCGCGCTCCCGCCCGCGGCTGCTGGTCGCCGGGGTCTCCACCGACTGCTGCGTGCTCACCACCGTGCTCGCAGCGGCCGACGCCGGTGCCCGAGTCACCGTCGTCACCGATGCCTGTGCGGCCTCGTCGTCCGCGAACGGAGCGGCCGCCCTGCACACGATGAGCCTGTTCCCGCCGCAGGTGGACCTGCGCAGCGCCGACGAGGTCCTCGCCGTCCTCGTGCCATCCTGAGCGGATGACCTCTCCCCTGCTCACCGTGGGGCACGGCCGGCTGGACCGCGCCGAGCTCGCGGACCTGCTGCGCGGTGCGAGCATCGAGCAGCTCGTCGACGTGCGCCGCTACCCCGGCTCGCGCGCGAACGGCGCGGCCGCGAAGGGCGCCGTCGAGGAGATCTGCACCGGTGCCGGGATCGACTATCGGTGGGACGAGCGTCTGGGCGGCCGGCGCCGGCTGACCAAGGACGAGGACGCCGCCTCACCGGACACCTGGTGGCGGGTCGCGCAGTTCCGGGCCTACGCCGGCTGGACCCGCAGCGAGGACTTCCGGGCCGGGATCGGCGAGCTGCTCGAGGACGTCCGGCGGGCCCGCACCGCCGTGATGTGCTCGGAGTCGATGTGGTGGCGCTGCCACCGTCGGCTCATCGCCGACGTGGTGCTCCTGGACCACGCGGTCCCGGCCCAGCACCTGATGCCCTCGGGGCAGCTGCGCCCGCACCTGGCGAGTCCGGGAGCGCGGCTCGACGCGGCGGGCCAGGTGGTGTGGGACCGCGGCGACCAGGGCTGAGCATCCGACGTCACGAAAACCGATGGCCACCGCGCCGCCCGCGCCCTACGGTCGAGCCCATGCACTCTCCCACCAGCACCCCCGCGATCCCCCGCACCGCCCTGCTCACGGGCGTCGGCCGTCGCCGCGGCATCGGCGCCGCGATCGCCCGCGGACTCGCCGCCGACGGCTTCGACCTGGCCCTGAACTACTTCGAGCCCTACGATCGCCGCGTCCTCGGCGAGGCCACCGACGTCGAGCTGCTCGCCGACGAGCTCCGCGAGCAGGGGCGCCGCGTCGAGCTGATCCCCGGCGACCTCGAGGACCCCGAGTTCCCTCCGACCCTGGTCGCTTCCGCCTACCGAGCGCTCGGCCCGCTCGGGGCGCTCGTGACCTGCCACTGCGAGTCGGTGGACTCCTCGATCCTGGACACCACCGTGGAGAGCTTCGACCGCCATTACGCCGTCAACGTGCGCGCGACCTGGTTGCTGCTGAAGGCCTTCGCGGAGCAGGTCGAGCCCGGCACGGACACTCCCGGGGGCGCGGTGATCGCCCTGACCAGCGACCACACCGTGCACAATCTCCCCTACGGGGCGACCAAGGGGGCGCTGGACCGTCTGGTGCTGGCCGGCACGCATGAGCTCGCCGAGCGCGCCGTGCGCACCAACGTCCTCAATCCCGGGCCGATCGACACCGGCTGGATGACCGAGGAGATCCGCACCGCCGGTGCCGCGGACACTCCGGGCGGCGAGCTCGGCGGCCCGGACACCGTCGCGGACCTGGTGCGGTTCCTCGTCTCGGAACAGGGGTCGTGGATCCGCGGGCAGCTGCTGTACTCCAACGGCGGGTTCGCGACCCCGGCGCTGTGAAGCAGCGAGCGGGCCCGCTCAGCCGACGATCGTCTCACGCTCCGCGCGCGGCCGGCTCGGCGCGATCAACCGCCCCGGCGCCGGCGACGCTCTGCGTCGTCCGCACCGACGGCAGCAGATGCCCACGGCGGCCCGCGATCACGAGCAGCACGGTCCCTGCGGCGAGCCCCAGCAGCACACTGACCACCGACCCCTCGACGCCCATGGAGCCGCCGGTCAACCATGCGGGTCCGCTCATCTCGGCCACCAGCAGTCCGCTCTGCTCCCCGGTCCCGGAGACGGTCGAGGAGAAGACCCCGGCCTGCACGGTGTTCCAGGCGATGTGGACACCGATCGCGAGCCACAGCCGACGGGTCAGGAGGTAAGCGGCCCCCAGCAGCACCCCGGCCTCGATCACGAGACCGAGAGCGGTCAGGACGGACGCGCCGTCGTTCGTCAGGTGGATCAGGCCGAACAGCAGCGAGGTGATCGCCAGTGCTGCCCAGCTGCCCAGCCAGGCGTCGAGCAGGCGCAGCAGGATCCCGCGGAACAGGATCTCCTCGATGAATCCTGCGCCGATACCGAGCGCGAGCGGAACGAGCAGCTGCGGGGACGGAGCGAACCCCGTGACGCGGTAGCCGCCGAGGAGCGCGATCAGGCCCACGCTGAGCGAGATCAGCGCGGCACCGATCACCAACCCGAGCGCCAGCTCGGCGAGCTTTCCCGCGCCGCGCAGGGCGAGGCCCGGACTGCGGCCGAGGGGTCCGAGGATCAGGAGGAATCCGCCCATCGCGACGGCGGCGCCCATGCCGGCCCCGAGCAGGAGCGCCCAGCCGGCGGGCCCCTGCGCGAAGGACGCCCCGGTGGCCACCGTCCCGAGCCGGGCCACGGCGACCATCACCAACTCGGCGACGACGAACAGGATGATGCCGAGCAGCAGCTGTGCCCAGCGGCGACGGTCGCTGCGGTCGACGGGGCGTGGTTCCGGTGGTCTCATGATCTCGAGGATGCGCCTCTGCGCGCCCGCCGTCACGACCTGTGGGCCGATCGTCCAGGTGACCGCGGCCCCTGTTGCGGCTGGCCCGACGCCGCCGCTCGGGACTGCCGGACGCCACCTGATCGGTGCCGCGGGGGATCAGGGGCTCAGGCTCCGCCGGGCCTCACGCCGTCCTCGGTGTCCTGCGAGCGAACGGCCCCGCAGCGCCCACGGGGCACGCTCGGATCCCGCGCTCACGGCTCGACGCCGCGGGCGATCCTCCCGCTGTCGGTCCGGCACCGTTCGCGGTCCGCCCGCGCGATCGACCTCAGCGCTCCGGGCTGGAGCCGGCTTCGTCGTCGGACGGCGTGGGGGTCTTCGGAGCGAACAGGAGCGAAGCGCCGGTCGCGGCCGCCATGGAGACCACGATCACGGACAGCGAGAGCCAGATCGGCACCTCGGGGATCTTCTCCAGCACCGAGAAGCCGGGCAGGAACTCCAGCGGCGCCTCGTGGATCGCGTGGATCAGCAGCTTGATGCCGATGAAGCCGAGGATCGCCGCGATGCCGTAGTGCAGGTAGGCCAGACGGTCCATGAGCCCGCCCAGCAGGAAGTACAGCTGCCGCAGGCCCATCAGGGCGAAGAGGTTCGCGGTGAAGACCAGGAACGGGTTGCGGGTGACCGCGAAGATCGCCGGGATCGAGTCCAGGGCGAACATGACGTCGGTCAGACCGATCGTCACGAACACCAGCAGCATCGGGGTGAACAGCTTCTTGCCGTCCACGACCGTGCGCAGCTTGTTCCCGTCGTACTCCTCGGAGACGGGGAACATCTTGCGCACCGCACGCATGATGAACGAGTCGTCGTCCCCGCCGTCCTCCTCGCGGGTCTGCTTCCAGGCCGTCCACAGCAGGAAGAGGCCGAAGATGTAGAAGACCCCGGCGAAGTTCTCGATGATCACCGCGCCGGCCAGGATGAAGATGGCGCGGGCGATCAGCGCGATGATGATCCCCACCATCAGCACTTCCTGCTGGTACTTCCTCGGCACGGCGAACTTCGCCATGATCACGATGAAGACGAACAGGTTGTCGATGCTCAGCGAGTACTCGAGCAGCCAGCCGGTCACGAACTCGGAGGCGGGCGCCATGCCGCCCACGAAGAACAGCACCCCGGCGAAGACGATGGCGAGGCCGACGTAGAAGCCGATCCACCCGGCGCACTCCTTCAGGGAGGGCACGTGGGGGCGTTTGAGGACCATCAGCAGGTCCGCGAGCAGGATCGCGACGAGCACGACGAGTGCCACGATCTCGAATCCGATGTTCAGTTCACCCATGCGAGCTCTTTCCGGGTCGTGGGGGGGGCTGCCGCACGAACAGGTGACAGTTGTGGTGTCAGGCCGCGAGGCTCACGGCCGGGTTCATGATGGTCTCGTATTCGATGGGGGTCAATCGGCCCAGGCGAGCCTGTCGGCGACGGCGGTGATAGGTCCTCTCGATCCAGGTGATGATCGCGATCCGCAACTCCTCTCGAGTCCGCCAGCGCTTGCGGTCCAGGACGTTCTTCTGAAGTAGCGAGAAGAACGATTCCATCGCGGCGTTGTCGCCGGCAGCACCGACTTGGCCCATCGATCCGATGAGGTGATGACGGTTCAGGGCGTGCACGAACTTCCGGGACCTGAACTGGGATCCCCTGTCCGAATGCACGATGCAACCGGCGGTGTCACGACGCCTGGATACTGCGTTGTCCAGGGCGTTCGCCGCGAGACGGGCCTTCATCCGGTCGCTGATCGAGTAGCCCACGATCCGGCCGGAGAACACGTCCTTGATGGCGCAGAGGTAGAGCTTGCCCTCGTCGGTCCAGTGCTCGGTGATGTCGGTGAGCCACAGTTCGTTGGCGTCATCGGCGGAGAAGTCCCGCTTCACAAGGTCGTCATGGACCGGCGGACCGGGGCGCTTTCCGTTCTTGCCGCGCTTCTTCCCGAACACGGACCACCACTGGTTGTCGCGGCAGATCTTCCACGCGGTCCGCTCACACATCACCTCTCCGGCCTCGGCGGCTTCTCCGACGAGGAACCGGTAGCCGAACTCAGGATCGTCGCGGTGGGCGTCCAACAGGGCGTTGGCTCGGTAGGCCTCGACGAGCTCGGCCCTGGTGATCTGCTGCTTCCGCCAGCGGTAGTAGGGCTGGCGGGAGAGCTTCAGGACCCGCAGGGACACCGCGACGGGGATGCCGTCAGCGGCGAGCTCGCTCACGAGCGGGTAGAACCTTTTCCCGGCAGGTTCGCCTGGGACAGGTAGGCGGCTGCGCGGCGCAGGACCTCTTTCTCCTGCTCCAGCAACCGGTTCCGGCGGCGGAGCTCGCGCAGTTCCGTCGAGTCCTCACGAGTCTTGCCGGGACGGTTGCCGTCGTCGATGTCGGCTTGGCGGATCCATTTGTGGAGCGTCATCTCGTGGACGCCGAAGTCCTTCGCGATCTGCGCGAGGGTGACGCCGTCTTCGCGGGACCGGGCCACACGCACGACGTCCTCGCGGAACTCCTGGGGGTAGGGAGCGGGCATGGTGCACATCCTTCCAGGCCGCCTACGGGCAAGCCAGATCAGATGTCACCTATCGACGCGGCAGTCCCGGGCGGTCTCCCGGTCGGGTCGCGGGGCGGGCCGCATCGGGACGTTCCCGGCAAGGGTATCGCCGCCGCGAGCCCCTCGCAGACCGAGCGCTCCGCCGGTGCTCATTCCAGGGGTCCGGCGACCTCCTGCACCGCGGTCAGCAGCGACCCGTCCAGCAGTCGCGCCTCGGCCTCGGCGATGTCCGGGGCGAGGAAGCGATCGGGACCGGGGCCTGCGACGGTGCGGCGCAGCACGTCGATCGCCGCGACGGAGGCGGCCGACGGGACCAGCGGTGCGCGCAGGTCGATCGCCCGGGCGGCGGTGAGCAGCTCGATCGCCAGCACGCGGCGCAGGTTCTCCACGCTCGTGCGCAGCTTCCGCGCGGCGTGCCAGCCCATCGAGACGTGGTCCTCCTGCATCGCGGAGGAGGGGATGGAGTCGACGCTCGCCGGGACCGCCAGCCGCTTCATCTCGGAGACCAGGGCGGCCTGGGTGTACTGGGCGATCATGAAGCCGGAGTCCACACCGGGGTCGTCGGCCAGGAACGGCGGCAGCCCGTGGGAGCGGGACGCATCGAGCATCCGGTCGGTGCGGCGCTCGGCGATCGAGGCGAGGTCCGCGCCGACGACGGCGAGGAAGTCGAGCACATAGGCCACCGGCGCCCCGTGGAAGTTGCCGTTGGAGGTGACCGTGCCGTCCTCGAGCACGACGGGATTGTCGATCGCGGCGGCCAGCTCGCGATCGGCGACGGTGCGGGCGTGCTGGATCGTGTCACGCACGCCGCCGGCGACCTGCGGGGCGCAGCGCAGCGAATAGGCGTCCTGCACCCGGGAGCCCTCGGCGGCGACGGCGGCGATGATCGGCGAGCCCGCGAGCAGGCCATGGATGTTCGCGGCCGACGCCGCCTGGCCGGGATGAGGGCGCAGCGGTGCGTGCAGCTCGGGGACGAACACGCTGTCGCGGCCGCGCAGCCCCTGCACCGTGAGCGCCGTGGTGAGATCGGCGATGCGCACCAGCTCCTCGAGATCGGCGATCGCCATCAGCAGCATGCCCAGCATGCCGTCGGTGCCGTTGATGAGGGCCAGGCCCTCCTTCTCCTCGAGCAGCACCGGGGTGACGCCCGCCTCGGCGAGCAGCTCCGGCACGGGTCGTTCCCGCCCGTCGCGGTCCCGGGCGCGCCCCTCCCCCATCAGCACGATCGCGCAGTGCGAGAGCGGGGCGAGGTCGCCCGAGCAGCCCAGGGACCCGTACTCGTGCACGATCGGGGTGATCTGTGCGTTGAGCAGGGCGAGCATGGTCTCGACCACGACGGGTCGCACCCCGGTGCGGCCCGAGGCGAGGGTGCGGGCGCGCAGCAGCATCAGGGCGCGGACCACCTCGGTCTCGACCTCGGGGCCGGCCCCGGCGGCATGGGAGCGGATCAGCGAGCGCTGCAGGGCATGACGCATGCTCGGCGGGATCGCGGTGTCCGCGAGCGCCCCGAACCCGGTGGAGACGCCGTAGACGGGGGTCTCGCCGGCGGCGAGCGCGTCGACGTGCGCGCGCACCGCAGCGACCTGCTCCCGGGCGGCGGGGTCGAGGTCCACGCGGGCGCCGTGGCGGGAGACGGCGAGGACGTCTGCCGCGGTGAGGCCGCCGGTGGACAGGGTGACGGTGCGGGGCATGAGGGGGCCTTTCGGGAGTCGGGCGCGAACGGGCGGGGTGGGGCCGGGTCGGGC from Brachybacterium sacelli includes the following:
- a CDS encoding cysteine hydrolase family protein; amino-acid sequence: MDTPAVRPGGDADRPWLVVVDPQRIFADPASEWASPFFPAARGRILMLAHHLGPERTLVTRWLPTADRATAWGEYFAAWPFADVPPTDPLYELVPEARGLSAHPTIDEPTFGKWGPQLAARIGAGPRSRPRLLVAGVSTDCCVLTTVLAAADAGARVTVVTDACAASSSANGAAALHTMSLFPPQVDLRSADEVLAVLVPS
- a CDS encoding IS3 family transposase (programmed frameshift), which produces MPAPYPQEFREDVVRVARSREDGVTLAQIAKDFGVHEMTLHKWIRQADIDDGNRPGKTREDSTELRELRRRNRLLEQEKEVLRRAAAYLSQANLPKRFYPLVSELAADGIPVAVSLRVLKLSRQPYYRWRKQQITRAELVEAYRANALLDAHRDDPEFGYRFLVGEAAEAGEVMCERTAWKICRDNQWWSVFGKKRGKNGKRPGPPVHDDLVKRDFSADDANELWLTDITEHWTDEGKLYLCAIKDVFSGRIVGYSISDRMKARLAANALDNAVSRRRDTAGCIVHSDRGSQFRSRKFVHALNRHHLIGSMGQVGAAGDNAAMESFFSLLQKNVLDRKRWRTREELRIAIITWIERTYHRRRRQARLGRLTPIEYETIMNPAVSLAA
- a CDS encoding TerC/Alx family metal homeostasis membrane protein, whose amino-acid sequence is MGELNIGFEIVALVVLVAILLADLLMVLKRPHVPSLKECAGWIGFYVGLAIVFAGVLFFVGGMAPASEFVTGWLLEYSLSIDNLFVFIVIMAKFAVPRKYQQEVLMVGIIIALIARAIFILAGAVIIENFAGVFYIFGLFLLWTAWKQTREEDGGDDDSFIMRAVRKMFPVSEEYDGNKLRTVVDGKKLFTPMLLVFVTIGLTDVMFALDSIPAIFAVTRNPFLVFTANLFALMGLRQLYFLLGGLMDRLAYLHYGIAAILGFIGIKLLIHAIHEAPLEFLPGFSVLEKIPEVPIWLSLSVIVVSMAAATGASLLFAPKTPTPSDDEAGSSPER
- a CDS encoding SDR family oxidoreductase, with the protein product MHSPTSTPAIPRTALLTGVGRRRGIGAAIARGLAADGFDLALNYFEPYDRRVLGEATDVELLADELREQGRRVELIPGDLEDPEFPPTLVASAYRALGPLGALVTCHCESVDSSILDTTVESFDRHYAVNVRATWLLLKAFAEQVEPGTDTPGGAVIALTSDHTVHNLPYGATKGALDRLVLAGTHELAERAVRTNVLNPGPIDTGWMTEEIRTAGAADTPGGELGGPDTVADLVRFLVSEQGSWIRGQLLYSNGGFATPAL
- a CDS encoding CPBP family intramembrane glutamic endopeptidase, producing the protein MRPPEPRPVDRSDRRRWAQLLLGIILFVVAELVMVAVARLGTVATGASFAQGPAGWALLLGAGMGAAVAMGGFLLILGPLGRSPGLALRGAGKLAELALGLVIGAALISLSVGLIALLGGYRVTGFAPSPQLLVPLALGIGAGFIEEILFRGILLRLLDAWLGSWAALAITSLLFGLIHLTNDGASVLTALGLVIEAGVLLGAAYLLTRRLWLAIGVHIAWNTVQAGVFSSTVSGTGEQSGLLVAEMSGPAWLTGGSMGVEGSVVSVLLGLAAGTVLLVIAGRRGHLLPSVRTTQSVAGAGAVDRAEPAARGA
- a CDS encoding LysR family transcriptional regulator, yielding MRDLKQLQYFRSTALAGSVRGAGARLGTAPSSISQQVRALEHDLGLELFVRTGRRLDLTPMGRELLGEVEKVFDALGGLEDRAADLRVERSGRLVIGYFSSAGTRWIPDLVAYLEFAHPELSVRLELTDRGIVENGQDLQLVISRGEGLDVPASMDSELLLVDPFVAAVPRGHALAGRGSATLEELTALPWIDNDDYTSSDGRCRQILVDACRVSGVDMTFRHQAHDYRTALDMVDRGLGATILPRLGLVGTGDNTAVLQIVGPGLERRIHAVWCRETPVADAVADARRALRDLVAEDSGPGPRRPVTASA
- a CDS encoding DUF488 family protein codes for the protein MTSPLLTVGHGRLDRAELADLLRGASIEQLVDVRRYPGSRANGAAAKGAVEEICTGAGIDYRWDERLGGRRRLTKDEDAASPDTWWRVAQFRAYAGWTRSEDFRAGIGELLEDVRRARTAVMCSESMWWRCHRRLIADVVLLDHAVPAQHLMPSGQLRPHLASPGARLDAAGQVVWDRGDQG
- the hutH gene encoding histidine ammonia-lyase; this encodes MPRTVTLSTGGLTAADVLAVSRHGARVDLDPAAREQVAAVRAHVDALAAGETPVYGVSTGFGALADTAIPPSMRHALQRSLIRSHAAGAGPEVETEVVRALMLLRARTLASGRTGVRPVVVETMLALLNAQITPIVHEYGSLGCSGDLAPLSHCAIVLMGEGRARDRDGRERPVPELLAEAGVTPVLLEEKEGLALINGTDGMLGMLLMAIADLEELVRIADLTTALTVQGLRGRDSVFVPELHAPLRPHPGQAASAANIHGLLAGSPIIAAVAAEGSRVQDAYSLRCAPQVAGGVRDTIQHARTVADRELAAAIDNPVVLEDGTVTSNGNFHGAPVAYVLDFLAVVGADLASIAERRTDRMLDASRSHGLPPFLADDPGVDSGFMIAQYTQAALVSEMKRLAVPASVDSIPSSAMQEDHVSMGWHAARKLRTSVENLRRVLAIELLTAARAIDLRAPLVPSAASVAAIDVLRRTVAGPGPDRFLAPDIAEAEARLLDGSLLTAVQEVAGPLE
- a CDS encoding DMT family transporter, producing the protein MTTPSIHSSHPALPWLAALGVMLMWASSFIVIRFGGADFSPGAMSLLRTGAAAATLFPLLVAGRVRRPRTPRLWLTVIAWGVVWFAAYTIVLNAAELLIDAATASMLVNVAPLIVAVASVLLLGEGISARLIAGVLVAFGGIALITVATSTGHVSPIGLLLGLVAALLYAGSVLAQKPLLAHVDSTSMTVVGIFAGFAACLPFTPQLVAEIGSAPTGSIVAVVYMGVFPTAFAFLLWGYALTRTPAGVLSSSSLIVPGITVILAWLLLGEVPPPLAALGGVLCLAGAGFAVAPNVLAALRRTRQDEGGRGSGREHVGAAEPGAHR